The following proteins are encoded in a genomic region of Hemibagrus wyckioides isolate EC202008001 linkage group LG29, SWU_Hwy_1.0, whole genome shotgun sequence:
- the LOC131348994 gene encoding NACHT, LRR and PYD domains-containing protein 3-like isoform X1: protein MTSNMSVSGKQDLKKDERMMEGKRSDSPEPSCVSMKSDWSMDHPIHFRDRDSSTDVRPQKKKSNISRNQLDSIFKELEHKVITLIKNELKRFRKLLSPDYPACTEREVEDEEDLHSVREGALKITLHFLKNMKHTDLANTLQNKLVYQTKLKSNLRDKFKRINEGISQHGRSALLNEIYTELYITEGWSGDVNNEHEVRQIETASRRPATQETPINCNDLFKDKSIRTVLTKGVAGIGKTVSVQKFILDWTEGKSNQDITFMFPLPFRELNLMKEKNLSLMNLLHHFSPEIRELESIDCDSYKVVLIFDGLDECRLPLNFQKNERLCDVTESASVDVLLTNLIKRNLLPSALLWITSRPGAANQIPPECVDQVTEVRGFNDPQKEEYFRKRISDQSLANKIIRHMKSSRSLYIMCHIPVFCWISATVLERMLGEAESGEIPKTLTQMFTHFLIFQIKHKDEKYLQKHDPDPQQTRESILALGKLAFQQLEKGNLIFYEEDLRECGIDVREVSVYSGVCTQIFREEFGLHLGKVFSFVHLSVQEFLAALYVFFCFKFRKTNVLVEQSTGLFNFFRNPNMSDLLRSAVDKALQSENGHLDLFLRFLLGLSLESNQTLLRDLMPQTGSSSHSKQETVEYIKEKIRENPTPEKSINLFHCLNELNDHSLVQEVQTYVNRKKYFCLSGSSLSPAQWSALVFVLLTSEQELDVFDLSKYDRSEDCLLRLLPVVKASRKAVLFQCNLTEESCRALSSVLSSNSSSLRELNLSYNKLQDSGVKLLSAGLKNPHCTLEILRMRSCSITDEGCAALASALRSNSSSHLRELDLDGNNPGESGVKLLSDLLKDPHCKLETLHLCRCNLTEESYRALSSVLSSNSSSLRELNLSHNKLQDSGVKLLSAGLKNPHCTLEILRMRYCSITDEGCAALDSALRSNSSSHLRELDLYGNNPGESGVKLLSDLLKDPHCKLETLHIKDYKLTRSGV, encoded by the exons ATGACCTCCAACATGAGTGTGTCTGGaaaacaggacttaaagaaagACGAGAG AATGATGGAGGGAAAGAGATCAGACTCACCAGAACCCAGCTGTGTGTCCATGAAGAGTGACTGGTCAATGGATCATCCAATTCacttcagagacagagacagttctACTGATGTGAG ACCACAAAAGAAGAAATCAAACATCAGCAGAAATCAGCTGGACTCCAtattcaag GAGCTGGAACACAAAGTCATCACTCTGATAAAGAATGAGCTGAAGAGGTTTAGGAAGCTCCTGAGTCCAGattacccagcatgcactgagagggaggtggaggatgaggaggatctgCACAGTGTCAGAGAGGGAGCTCTGAAGATCACACTGCACTTCCTGAAGAACATGAAGCACACAGATCTCGctaacacactgcagaaca aACTCGTGTATCAGACAAAGCTGAAATCCAACCTGAGAGACAAGtttaaaagaattaatgaaggaatctCACAGCATGGAAGATCAGCACTTctgaatgagatctacacagagctctacatcacagagggtTGGAGTGGAGAcgtcaataatgaacatgaggtgagacagattgaGACAGCGTCCAGGAGACCAGCAACACAGGAGACACCCATCAACTGTAATGACCTCTTTAAGGACAAGTCCATCAGAACTGTGCTGACTAAAGGAGTTGCTGGaattggaaaaacagtctctgtgcagaagttcattctggactggACTGAAGGAAAATCAAATCAGGACATCACCTTCATGTTTCCACTTCCCTTTAGAGAGCTGAATctgatgaaggagaaaaatctCAGTCTGATGAATCTTCTTCATCACTTTTCCCCAGAAATAAGAGAACTAGAATCAATAGACTGTGACTCCTACAAAGTGGTGTTGATCTTTGATGGTCTGGATGAGTGTCGACTTCCTCTAAATTTCCAGAAgaatgagagattgtgtgatgtgacagaGTCAGCCTCAGTGGATGTTCTGCTGACGAACCTCATCAAGaggaatctgcttccctctgctcttcTCTGGATAACCTCTCGACCaggagcagccaatcagatcccTCCTGAGTGTGTAGACCAGGTAACAGAGGTACGAGGGTTTAATGATCCTCAGAAAgaggagtacttcaggaagaggatcagtgatcagagcctggccaataaaatcatcagacacatgaagtcttcaagaagcctctacatcatgtgccacatcccagtcttctgctggatctcagccactgttctagagagaatgttgggtgaagcagagagtggagagatccccaagactctgactcaaatgtttacacacttcctgatctttcagatcaaacacaaggaTGAAAAGTACCTTCAGAAACATGACCCTGATCCTCAGCAGACCAGAGAGAGTATCCTGGCACTGGGAAAACTGGCTTTCCAGCAGCTGGAGAAAGgaaacctgatcttctatgaggaagacctgagagagtgtggcattgatgtcagagaagtgtcagtgtactcaggagtgtgtacccagatcttcagagaggagtttgggctTCACCTGGGGAAGGTGTTCAGCTTTGTACATCTGAGTGTTCAGGAGTTTCTGGCTGCTTTATacgtgtttttctgctttaaatTTAGAAAGACAAATGTGCTTGTGGAGCAAAGCACTGGACTTTTTAatttcttcagaaatccaaACATGTCTGATCTCCTCAGGAGTGCAGTGGACAAGGCCTTACAGAGTGAGAATGGACACCTGGACCTGTTCCTCCGCTTCcttctgggtctctcactggagtccaatcaGACTCTCTTACGAGACTTAAtgccacagacaggaagtagttCTCACAGTAAACAGGAAACAGTGGAGTACATCAAGGAGAAGATCAGGGAGAATCCAACtccagagaaatccatcaatctgttccactgtctgaatgaactgaatgatcATTCTCTAGTGCAGGAAGTACAGACTTAtgtgaacagaaaaaaatacttttgtCTCAGTGGATCCAGTCTCTCTCCTGCTCAGTGGtcagctctggtgtttgtgttactgacctcAGAACAGGAGCTGGATGTGTTTGATTTGAGTAAATATGATCGATCGGAGGATTGTCTTCTGAGACTGCTGCCAGTGGTCAAAGCCTCCAGAAAAGCTGT tctgtttcagtgtaatctgacagaggaaagctgtagagctctgtcctcagttctcagctcaaactcctccagtctgagagaactgaacctgagttacaataaactgcaggattcaggagtgaagctgctctctgctggactgaagaatccacactgtacactggagatactgag GATGAGGAGCTGCAGTATTACAGATGAAGGTTGTGCTGCTCTGGCTTCAGCTCTGAGGTcaaactcctcatcacacctgagagaactggatctggaCGGTAATAATCCAGGagaatcaggagtgaagctgctctctgatctactgaaggatccacactgtaaactggagacactaca tctgtgtcggtgtaatctgacagaggaaagctatagagctctgtcctcagttctcagctcaaactcctccagtctgagagaactgaacctgagtcacaataaactgcaggattcaggagtgaagctgctctctgctggactgaagaatccacactgtacactggagatactgag
- the LOC131348994 gene encoding NACHT, LRR and PYD domains-containing protein 3-like isoform X2 encodes MTSNMSVSGKQDLKKDERPQKKKSNISRNQLDSIFKELEHKVITLIKNELKRFRKLLSPDYPACTEREVEDEEDLHSVREGALKITLHFLKNMKHTDLANTLQNKLVYQTKLKSNLRDKFKRINEGISQHGRSALLNEIYTELYITEGWSGDVNNEHEVRQIETASRRPATQETPINCNDLFKDKSIRTVLTKGVAGIGKTVSVQKFILDWTEGKSNQDITFMFPLPFRELNLMKEKNLSLMNLLHHFSPEIRELESIDCDSYKVVLIFDGLDECRLPLNFQKNERLCDVTESASVDVLLTNLIKRNLLPSALLWITSRPGAANQIPPECVDQVTEVRGFNDPQKEEYFRKRISDQSLANKIIRHMKSSRSLYIMCHIPVFCWISATVLERMLGEAESGEIPKTLTQMFTHFLIFQIKHKDEKYLQKHDPDPQQTRESILALGKLAFQQLEKGNLIFYEEDLRECGIDVREVSVYSGVCTQIFREEFGLHLGKVFSFVHLSVQEFLAALYVFFCFKFRKTNVLVEQSTGLFNFFRNPNMSDLLRSAVDKALQSENGHLDLFLRFLLGLSLESNQTLLRDLMPQTGSSSHSKQETVEYIKEKIRENPTPEKSINLFHCLNELNDHSLVQEVQTYVNRKKYFCLSGSSLSPAQWSALVFVLLTSEQELDVFDLSKYDRSEDCLLRLLPVVKASRKAVLFQCNLTEESCRALSSVLSSNSSSLRELNLSYNKLQDSGVKLLSAGLKNPHCTLEILRMRSCSITDEGCAALASALRSNSSSHLRELDLDGNNPGESGVKLLSDLLKDPHCKLETLHLCRCNLTEESYRALSSVLSSNSSSLRELNLSHNKLQDSGVKLLSAGLKNPHCTLEILRMRYCSITDEGCAALDSALRSNSSSHLRELDLYGNNPGESGVKLLSDLLKDPHCKLETLHIKDYKLTRSGV; translated from the exons ATGACCTCCAACATGAGTGTGTCTGGaaaacaggacttaaagaaagACGAGAG ACCACAAAAGAAGAAATCAAACATCAGCAGAAATCAGCTGGACTCCAtattcaag GAGCTGGAACACAAAGTCATCACTCTGATAAAGAATGAGCTGAAGAGGTTTAGGAAGCTCCTGAGTCCAGattacccagcatgcactgagagggaggtggaggatgaggaggatctgCACAGTGTCAGAGAGGGAGCTCTGAAGATCACACTGCACTTCCTGAAGAACATGAAGCACACAGATCTCGctaacacactgcagaaca aACTCGTGTATCAGACAAAGCTGAAATCCAACCTGAGAGACAAGtttaaaagaattaatgaaggaatctCACAGCATGGAAGATCAGCACTTctgaatgagatctacacagagctctacatcacagagggtTGGAGTGGAGAcgtcaataatgaacatgaggtgagacagattgaGACAGCGTCCAGGAGACCAGCAACACAGGAGACACCCATCAACTGTAATGACCTCTTTAAGGACAAGTCCATCAGAACTGTGCTGACTAAAGGAGTTGCTGGaattggaaaaacagtctctgtgcagaagttcattctggactggACTGAAGGAAAATCAAATCAGGACATCACCTTCATGTTTCCACTTCCCTTTAGAGAGCTGAATctgatgaaggagaaaaatctCAGTCTGATGAATCTTCTTCATCACTTTTCCCCAGAAATAAGAGAACTAGAATCAATAGACTGTGACTCCTACAAAGTGGTGTTGATCTTTGATGGTCTGGATGAGTGTCGACTTCCTCTAAATTTCCAGAAgaatgagagattgtgtgatgtgacagaGTCAGCCTCAGTGGATGTTCTGCTGACGAACCTCATCAAGaggaatctgcttccctctgctcttcTCTGGATAACCTCTCGACCaggagcagccaatcagatcccTCCTGAGTGTGTAGACCAGGTAACAGAGGTACGAGGGTTTAATGATCCTCAGAAAgaggagtacttcaggaagaggatcagtgatcagagcctggccaataaaatcatcagacacatgaagtcttcaagaagcctctacatcatgtgccacatcccagtcttctgctggatctcagccactgttctagagagaatgttgggtgaagcagagagtggagagatccccaagactctgactcaaatgtttacacacttcctgatctttcagatcaaacacaaggaTGAAAAGTACCTTCAGAAACATGACCCTGATCCTCAGCAGACCAGAGAGAGTATCCTGGCACTGGGAAAACTGGCTTTCCAGCAGCTGGAGAAAGgaaacctgatcttctatgaggaagacctgagagagtgtggcattgatgtcagagaagtgtcagtgtactcaggagtgtgtacccagatcttcagagaggagtttgggctTCACCTGGGGAAGGTGTTCAGCTTTGTACATCTGAGTGTTCAGGAGTTTCTGGCTGCTTTATacgtgtttttctgctttaaatTTAGAAAGACAAATGTGCTTGTGGAGCAAAGCACTGGACTTTTTAatttcttcagaaatccaaACATGTCTGATCTCCTCAGGAGTGCAGTGGACAAGGCCTTACAGAGTGAGAATGGACACCTGGACCTGTTCCTCCGCTTCcttctgggtctctcactggagtccaatcaGACTCTCTTACGAGACTTAAtgccacagacaggaagtagttCTCACAGTAAACAGGAAACAGTGGAGTACATCAAGGAGAAGATCAGGGAGAATCCAACtccagagaaatccatcaatctgttccactgtctgaatgaactgaatgatcATTCTCTAGTGCAGGAAGTACAGACTTAtgtgaacagaaaaaaatacttttgtCTCAGTGGATCCAGTCTCTCTCCTGCTCAGTGGtcagctctggtgtttgtgttactgacctcAGAACAGGAGCTGGATGTGTTTGATTTGAGTAAATATGATCGATCGGAGGATTGTCTTCTGAGACTGCTGCCAGTGGTCAAAGCCTCCAGAAAAGCTGT tctgtttcagtgtaatctgacagaggaaagctgtagagctctgtcctcagttctcagctcaaactcctccagtctgagagaactgaacctgagttacaataaactgcaggattcaggagtgaagctgctctctgctggactgaagaatccacactgtacactggagatactgag GATGAGGAGCTGCAGTATTACAGATGAAGGTTGTGCTGCTCTGGCTTCAGCTCTGAGGTcaaactcctcatcacacctgagagaactggatctggaCGGTAATAATCCAGGagaatcaggagtgaagctgctctctgatctactgaaggatccacactgtaaactggagacactaca tctgtgtcggtgtaatctgacagaggaaagctatagagctctgtcctcagttctcagctcaaactcctccagtctgagagaactgaacctgagtcacaataaactgcaggattcaggagtgaagctgctctctgctggactgaagaatccacactgtacactggagatactgag
- the LOC131348994 gene encoding NACHT, LRR and PYD domains-containing protein 3-like isoform X3 encodes MTSNMSVSGKQDLKKDERMMEGKRSDSPEPSCVSMKSDWSMDHPIHFRDRDSSTDVRPQKKKSNISRNQLDSIFKELEHKVITLIKNELKRFRKLLSPDYPACTEREVEDEEDLHSVREGALKITLHFLKNMKHTDLANTLQNKLVYQTKLKSNLRDKFKRINEGISQHGRSALLNEIYTELYITEGWSGDVNNEHEVRQIETASRRPATQETPINCNDLFKDKSIRTVLTKGVAGIGKTVSVQKFILDWTEGKSNQDITFMFPLPFRELNLMKEKNLSLMNLLHHFSPEIRELESIDCDSYKVVLIFDGLDECRLPLNFQKNERLCDVTESASVDVLLTNLIKRNLLPSALLWITSRPGAANQIPPECVDQVTEVRGFNDPQKEEYFRKRISDQSLANKIIRHMKSSRSLYIMCHIPVFCWISATVLERMLGEAESGEIPKTLTQMFTHFLIFQIKHKDEKYLQKHDPDPQQTRESILALGKLAFQQLEKGNLIFYEEDLRECGIDVREVSVYSGVCTQIFREEFGLHLGKVFSFVHLSVQEFLAALYVFFCFKFRKTNVLVEQSTGLFNFFRNPNMSDLLRSAVDKALQSENGHLDLFLRFLLGLSLESNQTLLRDLMPQTGSSSHSKQETVEYIKEKIRENPTPEKSINLFHCLNELNDHSLVQEVQTYVNRKKYFCLSGSSLSPAQWSALVFVLLTSEQELDVFDLSKYDRSEDCLLRLLPVVKASRKAVLFQCNLTEESCRALSSVLSSNSSSLRELNLSYNKLQDSGVKLLSAGLKNPHCTLEILSLCRCNLTEESYRALSSVLSSNSSSLRELNLSHNKLQDSGVKLLSAGLKNPHCTLEILRMRYCSITDEGCAALDSALRSNSSSHLRELDLYGNNPGESGVKLLSDLLKDPHCKLETLHIKDYKLTRSGV; translated from the exons ATGACCTCCAACATGAGTGTGTCTGGaaaacaggacttaaagaaagACGAGAG AATGATGGAGGGAAAGAGATCAGACTCACCAGAACCCAGCTGTGTGTCCATGAAGAGTGACTGGTCAATGGATCATCCAATTCacttcagagacagagacagttctACTGATGTGAG ACCACAAAAGAAGAAATCAAACATCAGCAGAAATCAGCTGGACTCCAtattcaag GAGCTGGAACACAAAGTCATCACTCTGATAAAGAATGAGCTGAAGAGGTTTAGGAAGCTCCTGAGTCCAGattacccagcatgcactgagagggaggtggaggatgaggaggatctgCACAGTGTCAGAGAGGGAGCTCTGAAGATCACACTGCACTTCCTGAAGAACATGAAGCACACAGATCTCGctaacacactgcagaaca aACTCGTGTATCAGACAAAGCTGAAATCCAACCTGAGAGACAAGtttaaaagaattaatgaaggaatctCACAGCATGGAAGATCAGCACTTctgaatgagatctacacagagctctacatcacagagggtTGGAGTGGAGAcgtcaataatgaacatgaggtgagacagattgaGACAGCGTCCAGGAGACCAGCAACACAGGAGACACCCATCAACTGTAATGACCTCTTTAAGGACAAGTCCATCAGAACTGTGCTGACTAAAGGAGTTGCTGGaattggaaaaacagtctctgtgcagaagttcattctggactggACTGAAGGAAAATCAAATCAGGACATCACCTTCATGTTTCCACTTCCCTTTAGAGAGCTGAATctgatgaaggagaaaaatctCAGTCTGATGAATCTTCTTCATCACTTTTCCCCAGAAATAAGAGAACTAGAATCAATAGACTGTGACTCCTACAAAGTGGTGTTGATCTTTGATGGTCTGGATGAGTGTCGACTTCCTCTAAATTTCCAGAAgaatgagagattgtgtgatgtgacagaGTCAGCCTCAGTGGATGTTCTGCTGACGAACCTCATCAAGaggaatctgcttccctctgctcttcTCTGGATAACCTCTCGACCaggagcagccaatcagatcccTCCTGAGTGTGTAGACCAGGTAACAGAGGTACGAGGGTTTAATGATCCTCAGAAAgaggagtacttcaggaagaggatcagtgatcagagcctggccaataaaatcatcagacacatgaagtcttcaagaagcctctacatcatgtgccacatcccagtcttctgctggatctcagccactgttctagagagaatgttgggtgaagcagagagtggagagatccccaagactctgactcaaatgtttacacacttcctgatctttcagatcaaacacaaggaTGAAAAGTACCTTCAGAAACATGACCCTGATCCTCAGCAGACCAGAGAGAGTATCCTGGCACTGGGAAAACTGGCTTTCCAGCAGCTGGAGAAAGgaaacctgatcttctatgaggaagacctgagagagtgtggcattgatgtcagagaagtgtcagtgtactcaggagtgtgtacccagatcttcagagaggagtttgggctTCACCTGGGGAAGGTGTTCAGCTTTGTACATCTGAGTGTTCAGGAGTTTCTGGCTGCTTTATacgtgtttttctgctttaaatTTAGAAAGACAAATGTGCTTGTGGAGCAAAGCACTGGACTTTTTAatttcttcagaaatccaaACATGTCTGATCTCCTCAGGAGTGCAGTGGACAAGGCCTTACAGAGTGAGAATGGACACCTGGACCTGTTCCTCCGCTTCcttctgggtctctcactggagtccaatcaGACTCTCTTACGAGACTTAAtgccacagacaggaagtagttCTCACAGTAAACAGGAAACAGTGGAGTACATCAAGGAGAAGATCAGGGAGAATCCAACtccagagaaatccatcaatctgttccactgtctgaatgaactgaatgatcATTCTCTAGTGCAGGAAGTACAGACTTAtgtgaacagaaaaaaatacttttgtCTCAGTGGATCCAGTCTCTCTCCTGCTCAGTGGtcagctctggtgtttgtgttactgacctcAGAACAGGAGCTGGATGTGTTTGATTTGAGTAAATATGATCGATCGGAGGATTGTCTTCTGAGACTGCTGCCAGTGGTCAAAGCCTCCAGAAAAGCTGT tctgtttcagtgtaatctgacagaggaaagctgtagagctctgtcctcagttctcagctcaaactcctccagtctgagagaactgaacctgagttacaataaactgcaggattcaggagtgaagctgctctctgctggactgaagaatccacactgtacactggagatactgag tctgtgtcggtgtaatctgacagaggaaagctatagagctctgtcctcagttctcagctcaaactcctccagtctgagagaactgaacctgagtcacaataaactgcaggattcaggagtgaagctgctctctgctggactgaagaatccacactgtacactggagatactgag